GCGCCCCATCCTCAATCCGGTTTGCTCTCGTGACGCGCGAGCCGGGTGGTGAGGTGCGTCTTCACCTCCGGCCATTCGGCGGCGAGGATGCTGTACATCACCGAGTCGCGGACCGACCCGTCACGCCGGGCTTGGTGGTGGCGGATCACGCCGTCCCTGCGGGCGCCGAGAGCCTCGATCGCCTTCTGGGATGAGAAGTTGAAATTGTCCGTCCGGAACCCCACGACGCGGCACGCCAGTGTCTCGAAGGCGTGCGCGAGCAACAGCAGTTTGCAGGCGGTGTTGACATGAGTCCGCTGCCACCTCGCGGCGTACCAGGTGTAGCCGATCTCGACCCGATCGATCTGGGGGACGATGTCGTGGAACCGCGTGCTCCCCGCGACGGCGCCCGTCGACAGCTCCCGGACCACCCAGGGGAGCATGTGACCGGCACGCTGGCCGTTGAGTGCGTCGGTGATGTAGACCCCCGTCTGCCCCGGTTCCGGGACGAAGGTGAACCAGAGCTCCCAGAGCCGGCCGTCCGCGGCCGCGGCCGCGAGCCCGTCCTGATGCCCGGGGCCAAGCGGCTCGAGCCGGACGCCGTGCCCCTCGAGTGTGACGGGAGTCACTGGGATCATCTGCGGCCTCGGTGTGACCTGATCATACCGTCACGGCGCGCAGAAACGCTCCGTAGGCGTCGAGATAGCGCTCCACATCGGCCTCGGTCGCGGGGACCGAAAGCGTCGGCCCCGCGCCCGGCAGTGCCTCCCACACACCGCGGTTCGCCATCCAGATCCGCTGCGTTCGCGTCAGCCGCCGGTCGCGGAGCGCCAGGGCCTCGAGGCCGGTCTTCGGCTCCGGACCGTACCAGTGGCCGGAGCGGGGGCCGAACCGCTGCGCCGTCCACGGCAGGCCGGCCGCGCGGATGGCGCTCTCGATCCCGTCGGCCAAGTGGGCGCCGAGCCTTGATGTGTGTTCG
The window above is part of the Candidatus Dormiibacterota bacterium genome. Proteins encoded here:
- a CDS encoding GNAT family protein, with product MIPVTPVTLEGHGVRLEPLGPGHQDGLAAAAADGRLWELWFTFVPEPGQTGVYITDALNGQRAGHMLPWVVRELSTGAVAGSTRFHDIVPQIDRVEIGYTWYAARWQRTHVNTACKLLLLAHAFETLACRVVGFRTDNFNFSSQKAIEALGARRDGVIRHHQARRDGSVRDSVMYSILAAEWPEVKTHLTTRLARHESKPD